In the genome of Anaerolineales bacterium, the window AAACCGAGTAACGCCTCCACTACAAAAGCCAGATTGGCGGTATCACGATTAGTCAGAGCAGAGCGGAGCAGGATGGCGGCGTAAGTCAGCCCCGCTGCCAGTAAGAAAACACTCTGGTGCATCCTTTCGGTCGTCTGCCCGCTTCTCATATATGCTTATCTTTTTTTGGTTAGTGACACCTAGAATCATAGCATGAAAACAAGATAGCATTGATTGGATGGATACGGTAATAAATTATCCATCATCGATGCGTGATCATTTACATTATCCCGATAATCAGGCTCGTTTTCATCTAGAATCAGTTGTGTTATACTGCAGATATATATTATTGGTAACCGAACGGCTGCACAAGTGTTTTACGGGTCATTACTGGTAAATGCTGCATCCGGGGAACGAGATTTATGGTTGTTTATGATCTATGTATTGCCTGGAATTGGGCATACGATGCTGACTTTGTAAGTTTGCTTGAGCAAAGTTGCTTATCCAGGGGGATGACATTACTGCAAATCAAGCCGGATAACCTGCCGCAGATGTTAAATATGCTCGTGGGGGGTGAAATCCACTGCCGGGTGTTCTTTGACCGCGCCTCCGATGTGGATAGTCAATTCTTACCTCTCGTCCAGTGGGTGAGTGAAGATGCTGTTGTCTCGATCAATCCTTACGAACAGGCTTCACGCACCTGGAACAAGGCAGATATTCATACCATGCTGCTCGTGGAAGGCTTGAATGTGCCCCCCACGATCATCCTACCGCCATTTATCGAATACCCCGAGCTGCCTGAGATGGACCTGGGTTCTCTCGGTGAACAATTTACTATAAAGCCAGCGCATGGCAGTGGCGGGGTCGGTGTGATGACCAATGCTACGACGTGGAACCAGGCATTGACAGTTCGCCAGGAACATGCCACCGATCATTATCTGCTGCAGGCACACATCACCCCGGTAGAGCTGGATAGCCGCCCCGCCTGGTTCAGGGTGATCTTTTGCAGTGGTCAGGTATTCCCTTGCTGGTGGAATCCATCCAATCATATCTATGCGCCAGTCACCGAAGCGGAAAAGCTATGCCACCACCTGCATGCTTTAGATGAAATCACCACTTCCATCGCTAATTTATGCGGTTTGGACCTGTTCTCCACTGAGATCGCGCTGAACTCTGATGGGAAATTCACGATCGTGGATTACGTAAACGACCAGATTGACCTGCGCCTGCAATCCACCACCCCCGAAGGTGTGCCAGATGAGATCGTCAGGGCAGTCGCTCACCAGCTGGCTTGCCATGTGGAAGGGTATGCCTGCCCTGAAAGATTGCCCCAGTCCAAGCTATCGAAAGTTGATCGGTGATCGTATATACAGATTACCCGAGAGAATAACCCCAAGTTTTAGCGGGGGGATTCACAATAATTTATCATAATCTCATTGGCGGGTTACGCAAACTGGATTATGATTTAGCCTTGTTCCAGGGGAATGGGAATACGGGCAATTATCGATGAATGACGTTCTCAAGTTACTCAAATATGCAAAACCTTACTGGCGCCGGGCAGTGGTGGCTTTAGTGTTGCTTTCCACCCTGGTGATTTTTGACCTGTGGATCCCCACGCTGGTGAAGAAGATCATCAATCAAGGGATCAACCAGCAAAACCAGGCTGTGGTCATCCAGACATCGCTGATGATGCTGGGTATATCACTGGCGAGTTTTCTCATTGCGGTTGGTAACAATATCACCTCCGTACAGGTAAGCGAGAATTATGGACGCGACCTGCGGGATGCTATCTTCTCCAAGATCCAGACTTTCTCATATGGAAATCTCGACCGGATGAAAACCGGCCAGCTGATCGTCCGGTTGACGAGTGACTCGGGGGCAGTCCAGCGCCTGGTACAGATTTCGCTGCGTATTGGCACCCGCGCTCCGTTGCTGATGATCGGTAGTCTGATCCTGATGTTTTACACCAGCCCAACCCTGGCGCTGTGGATCGTCCCACTATTAATTGTGACGTCTATTGTGATCGTCTTTTTCATTGGCCGGATGGAGCCGCTTTTCCTCAGTGTGCAGCAGAAGCTCGACCGGCTGAACAACGTCTTGCAGGAGAACATCGCCGGAGCACGCATCGTGAAAGCTTTTGTGCGGGCCGATTTCGAAAACCGGCGCTTTGAGACTACCAATGAAGGCTTTACAGAACAGTCTGTGAAGGTGATGCGCTTTATGTCTACCATGTCACCCGCGCTGACTGTTTTTGTGAACTTCGGGGTGGTGATTGTCATCGGTGTGGGAGGGTTAAAAGCCATCAACGGGACGATGACCACCGGCGAAATTGTGGCGTTCACCAATTACCTCACCACCACTATGGTGCCCCTGGTGATGATGACCCAGCTTTCGCAAGTCTGGGCAAACGGCATCGCTTCAGCTAAAAGGGTCAACCAGGTGTTGGATGTCGAACCGGAAGTCCAGGATGTGCCAGGAGCATTAAGCATGCCTGCAAAAACCCCCGGGAGGGTGGTATTCGAGAATGTCAGCTTTCATTACAATGGCTCGGGGGACGAACCCGTGCTTACGGATGTGAATATCACAGCCGAAGCAGGCCAGACGATTGCCATCCTGGGGGCAACTGGTTCGGGCAAGACCAGCCTGGTCAACCTGATCCCACGCTTATACGACCCTTCCAACGGTCAGGTGACCATCGATGGAGTGAATATCCGGGAGCTGAAGCAGGAATCGCTATTGGAAAATATTGCTATAGTACCCCAGGAGTCGGTGCTATTCAGCGGGACCGTGAGGGATAACATCCGTTATGGGCGCCCGACGGCTACAGATGAAGAAGTGATTGCCGCGGCGAAAGTCGCCCAGGCGCATGACTTTATCATGGAGTTAGCCAAGGGTTATGACAGCCATGTAGAACAACGCGGAGCAAATTTCTCTGGTGGTCAAAAGCAGCGCCTGGCAATCGCCCGAGCCTTGCTGCTGAAGCCGCGCGTGCTGATCATGGATGACAGCACCAGTGCAGTGGATGTGGAGACAGAAACCCGCATCCAGCAAGCTCTGGAGGACCAGGAATATAAGCATACGACTTTTATGGTCGCCCAGCGCATCAGCACAGTGCTCAATGCCGACAAGATCATCGTCATGGATGAGGGCCGCCTGGTAGCCCAGGGCACGCACAAGGAGCTGATGAAAACCAGCCGGATCTATCGTGAAATCTATGATTCCCAGCTTGGCAGCGGAAACCATTCCATGCGTGCCTTGTCGCCCGAGTTGGAGGAGGTGCCTCAATGAGCACCCAGGCAACCGGCTACGGGGCAGGTAGCGTGCGCGTGGCGATGATGCAACGCCGGCCTACGGACCCTGGGAAGATCGAAAAGGCAAAAAATCCCCGCAGCGCTGTGATGCGCCTGGCTGCATACTTATTACCGTTCAAGGTTCAGCTGGTGTCGGTGCTGGTGTTCGTGGTTATCTACACCTTGTTAGGCCTGGCCGGACCTTACCTGATTCATATTGCCCTGGACAATTACATTATCCCAGGAAAAGCAGCAGGTTTGGGGTGGGTCATGCTGATTCTGGCAGTCTCTTACCTGTTTAATAACGTGTTCCAGGCTATCGCCAACTGGATCATGTCAAATGTCTCGCAGCGCGCCTTGAAGAGCATGCGCAAAGACTTGTTCACCCAGCTACAGCTGCTGCCATTGAGCTTCTATGACCGTAACCAGTCGGGCGAGCTGATGAGCCGCCTGACCAACGACATTGACGCCATTAATCAGGCAGTATCGCAAAACGTCACGTCGCTCATCGCCAGTGTGCTTTCAATGGTGGGTATCCTGCTGACCATGTTCCTGATGGATTTTTGGTTAGCCCTGGCTTCCCTGGTTGTGGTTCCGATTATGTTTGCATTCACCAATTTTGTGGCCCGCTACACCCGCAGGGGATACCAACAGCTGCAGAAGAATCTGGGTGAGCTGAACGCGGTCATGGAAGAGTCGATCAGTGGTGAGAAGGTCATCAAGGCTTTCCGGCGGAATGAGTCAGTGCTGGATAATTTCCGCACGCGCAACCAGGCAGTATTCAAGGCAGGTGTGACCGCCAATAGTTATGCCCTGCTGCTCATGCCCATCACCAATGTGCTGGGCAACCTGTTTGTGATCGTGATCGCCGGGCTGGGTGGCTTGTTGGCATTGCAAGGCAAGGTATCGGTGGGCGTCATCGCCGCTTTTATCTTATACGCGCAAA includes:
- a CDS encoding multidrug ABC transporter ATP-binding protein codes for the protein MNDVLKLLKYAKPYWRRAVVALVLLSTLVIFDLWIPTLVKKIINQGINQQNQAVVIQTSLMMLGISLASFLIAVGNNITSVQVSENYGRDLRDAIFSKIQTFSYGNLDRMKTGQLIVRLTSDSGAVQRLVQISLRIGTRAPLLMIGSLILMFYTSPTLALWIVPLLIVTSIVIVFFIGRMEPLFLSVQQKLDRLNNVLQENIAGARIVKAFVRADFENRRFETTNEGFTEQSVKVMRFMSTMSPALTVFVNFGVVIVIGVGGLKAINGTMTTGEIVAFTNYLTTTMVPLVMMTQLSQVWANGIASAKRVNQVLDVEPEVQDVPGALSMPAKTPGRVVFENVSFHYNGSGDEPVLTDVNITAEAGQTIAILGATGSGKTSLVNLIPRLYDPSNGQVTIDGVNIRELKQESLLENIAIVPQESVLFSGTVRDNIRYGRPTATDEEVIAAAKVAQAHDFIMELAKGYDSHVEQRGANFSGGQKQRLAIARALLLKPRVLIMDDSTSAVDVETETRIQQALEDQEYKHTTFMVAQRISTVLNADKIIVMDEGRLVAQGTHKELMKTSRIYREIYDSQLGSGNHSMRALSPELEEVPQ
- a CDS encoding multidrug ABC transporter ATP-binding protein, with amino-acid sequence MMQRRPTDPGKIEKAKNPRSAVMRLAAYLLPFKVQLVSVLVFVVIYTLLGLAGPYLIHIALDNYIIPGKAAGLGWVMLILAVSYLFNNVFQAIANWIMSNVSQRALKSMRKDLFTQLQLLPLSFYDRNQSGELMSRLTNDIDAINQAVSQNVTSLIASVLSMVGILLTMFLMDFWLALASLVVVPIMFAFTNFVARYTRRGYQQLQKNLGELNAVMEESISGEKVIKAFRRNESVLDNFRTRNQAVFKAGVTANSYALLLMPITNVLGNLFVIVIAGLGGLLALQGKVSVGVIAAFILYAQNFINPLRNIANMYNSIQAALAGSERVFEVIDTTTEIGDVAEAYSLKTINGDVNFEQVNFSYIPGKPVIKDMSLQAKAGQIIALVGPTGAGKTTLINLLSRFYEIDEGSITIDGKDIRQICKDDLRQQLGIVLQDTFLFSDSVMENIRFGRLDATDEEVVQAAHMADADHFIRQLPEGYQTILSERAGNLSQGQRQLLSIARAILSDPGILILDEATSSVDTRTEARIQKALLRLMEGRTSFVIAHRLSTIREADNVIVINEGEIVEQGSHQQLLDKKGFFYKLYTAQFKGQEI